The following proteins come from a genomic window of Doryrhamphus excisus isolate RoL2022-K1 chromosome 12, RoL_Dexc_1.0, whole genome shotgun sequence:
- the htatip2 gene encoding oxidoreductase HTATIP2 isoform X1: protein MTFTDFIRLFVLCFWFLMVGHVNSGITHKGDIQARQANAGFHKRWPPPSRLTTSYRMPPLGRRPSGNIYPAKGGSKTLNPGTQSMNVPEGPLDPFQSSVSSSQAGIRQNRPAQRVSFSDGKFTRAGSDSIMPPGGVPLKGNANHSKKQEVPVGVYSRSSASHPNIRPLHVRSKVGSTVKGKSGGNQMSAQRLFISDGMSEATGYAQVRRLRPGFDRTQPNTGSANGKFSETNFPTQSERRNDSSKPNLKVYSIGRQPISWHPRLALKQVRVQGKFKPFQRRYPPTGVHPSGRPETSARDVGWTSRPPFVNATAYATVGPSTTGEINTTPYFMHTQPILPQSTESNFERKLHVDSTPEPKAEQSEDDPVGTVDQVMSGYDCQHMATSTLLLLVNSVIYNVSM from the exons atgacttttactGATTTTATAAG GCTGTTTGTGCTCTGTTTTTGGTTCCTCATGGTTGGTCACGTGAACAGTGGTATCACGCATAAAG gTGACATCCAGGCAAGACAGGCTAATGCAGGCTTCCATAAAAGATGGCCTCCACCTTCTAGATTGACTACGAGTTACAGGATGCCACCTTTGGGGAGACGACCAAGTGGCAACATATACCCTGCTAAAGGTGGATCAAAAACTCTTAATCCTGGCACACAGTCCATGAACGTTCCCGAAGGCCCATTGGATCCTTTTCAATCTAGTGTTAGCTCGTCCCAAGCTGGAATACGTCAAAACCGACCTGCACAAAGAGTCTCATTTTCTGATGGCAAGTTCACACGAGCAGGTTCTGATTCTATAATGCCCCCGGGTGGAGTGCCCCTCAAAGGCAATGCCAACCATTCCAAAAAGCAGGAAGTTCCAGTAGGTGTTTATTCACGCAGCAGTGCATCTCATCCAAACATTAGGCCCCTTCACGTCCGCAGCAAGGTGGGCTCTACAGTTAAGGGGAAATCTGGAGGCAACCAGATGTCTGCTCAAAGGCTATTCATCAGTGATGGAATGTCAGAAGCAACAGGATACGCCCAAGTCCGCCGCCTCAGGCCTGGTTTTGACAGAACGCAACCCAACACTGGCTCTGCAAATGGAAAGTTCTCGGAAACCAATTTTCCAACCCAGAGCGAGCGCCGCAATGATTCATCAAAGCCGAATCTTAAAGTCTACTCCATAGGACGCCAGCCCATCAGTTGGCATCCTCGACTAGCGCTCAAGCAAGTCAGAGTCCAAGGCAAGTTCAAACCTTTCCAAAGACGTTATCCCCCGACTGGAGTCCATCCATCTGGGAGGCCAGAGACGTCGGCTCGTGATGTAGGGTGGACATCACGGCCTCCTTTTGTCAACGCAACTGCTTATGCAACTGTTGGCCCTTCAACCACTGGAGAGATAAATACTACACCTTATTTCATGCACACGCAGCCTATTCTACCTCAATCAACAGAATCTAATTTTGAACGTAAACTACATGTAGATTCTACCCCAGAGCCAAAAGCAGAGCAAAGTGAAGATGACCCCGTTGGCACCGTTGATCAGGTTATGTCTGGTTATGATTGCCAACACATGGCAAcgtcaacattattattacttgtgAACTCGGTCAtttataatgttagcatgtga
- the htatip2 gene encoding oxidoreductase HTATIP2 isoform X2, whose protein sequence is MLFLKSFVATLGKTTAFLASLVVIVAVVLKCFDDPEPVHLTRMAAADIKTLEENFRQQNKSCFVLGASGETGKLLLQELLERNIFSKITLIGRRQLTFEDKAYENLVQEVVDFEKLDDYAAAFQGHDVGYCCLGTTRAKAGTQGFIRVDHDYVLKSAELAKAGGCTQFHLESSRGADKDSSFLYLKVKGQVEADIQALDFDRYAIYRPGVLLVDRQETRPGEWLARKFFGAVSAVFSTSMSIPIQTVAKAMVSNTLLQPEQKAEILENKAIGALGKSDKK, encoded by the exons ATGCTTTTTCTAAAGTCATTCGTCGCCACCTTAGGAAAAACTACAGCCTTTTTAGCATCTTTGGTCGTCATCGTTGCAGTTGTTTTGAAGTGTTTCGACGATCCAGAGCCAGTACACCTCACCAG AATGGCTGCGGCAGACATAAAAACTCTGGAGGAAAATTTCAGACAGCAGAATAAGAGCTGCTTCGTCCTCGGTGCCTCTGGCGAAACTGGCAAGCTATTGCTTCAAGAGTTGCTGGAGCGCAACATCTTCTCCAAGATAACCCTTATTGGGAGGAGGCAGCTCACCTTTGAGGATAAAGCATATGAAAACCTG GTTCAGGAAGTGGTGGACTTTGAGAAGCTTGATGATTATGCAGCTGCTTTCCAGGGTCATGATGTTGGCTACTGCTGCCTGGGAACAACCAGGGCCAAAGCAGGGACT CAAGGTTTCATTCGAGTTGACCATGACTACGTATTAAAGTCTGCCGAGCTTGCAAAAGCGGGAGGCTGCACACAATTTCATCTGGAGTCTTCGAGAGGAGCTGATAAAGACAGCAGCTTCCTCTACCTCAAAGTGAAG GGACAAGTGGAAGCAGATATACAGGCACTGGATTTTGACAGATATGCCATTTACAGACCTGG GGTTTTGCTGGTGGACCGACAAGAAACTCGTCCTGGCGAGTGGCTAGCCAGGAAGTTCTTTGGTGCTGTTTCTGCGGTTTTCTCTACATCCATGTCCATCCCAATCCAAACAGTGGCCAAAGCAATGGTGTCAAATACTCTGCTTCAACCCGAACAGAAAGCTGAGATCCTGGAGAACAAAGCTATCGGCGCTCTGGGAAAGAGTGATAAAAAGTAA